From the genome of Candidozyma auris chromosome 2, complete sequence, one region includes:
- the MED3 gene encoding Med3p: MSELPVPIKIDDIASGKVDSKLIYDELERLKAEVNILRNDMSLFLKQLATIPEKSSQQEYQEALQKRLAQVQTSIKDYCARYNRLLPIINLSQIKLGQEPETNSTVNGSPEKRSNMSPQKNGKKK; encoded by the coding sequence ATGAGCGAACTACCGGTGCCCATCAAGATTGATGACATTGCAAGTGGCAAAGTAGACAGCAAGCTTATATACGACGAGCTCGAGCGCCTCAAGGCCGAGGTGAACATCCTAAGAAATGACATGTCCTTGTTTCTCAAACAGCTAGCAACGATCCCCGAGAAAAGCAGTCAGCAAGAGTACCAAGAAGCATTACAGAAACGTCTTGCTCAAGTCCAGACCTCTATCAAGGACTACTGCGCTCGCTACAATCGTCTCTTAcccatcatcaacttgtcgCAGATTAAATTGGGCCAAGAGCCAGAGACCAACTCGACAGTCAACGGGCTGCCAGAGAAGAGATCGAATATGCTGCCGCAGAAAAAtggcaagaaaaagtag
- the TRP5 gene encoding tryptophan synthase TRP5: MSALLKETFARCKKEGRNALVNFITAGFPTIEDTIPILQGMQKGGVDIIELGVPFSDPIADGPTIQAANTVALKNGVTVVKCLELVAQARKEGVTVPIILMGYYNPIMKYGEEKLIEDSAKAGANGYIVVDLPPEEAVKFRTTCAKYGMSYVPLVAPATNDARLKVLGGIADSFIYVVSRMGTTGSAQEVSSSVAQLCGRVRKFAGDTPLAVGFGVSTREHFLTVGAAADGEVAYKYVRSILGEEYNGTPPAEFKPYAAPLEHNPPKAVLEEEHKYNPRFGEFGGQYVPEALHTCLAELERGFESAVGDPEFWKEFRSLYSYIGRPSSLHKADRLTEHAGGAQIWLKREDLNHTGSHKINNALAQVLIAKRLGKKRIIAETGAGQHGVATATACAKFGLECCVFMGAEDVKRQALNVFRMRILGAKCVAVTNGTQTLRDATSEAFRYWVSNLETTHYVVGSAIGPHPYPTLVRTFQSVIGNEAKEQFKELNDGRLPDAVVACVGGGSNSTGMFSPFEHDLSVKMLGVEAGGDGVDTARHSATLTAGIPGVFHGVRTYVLQDSDGQVHDTHSVSAGLDYPGVGPELAYWKNIGRAEFIAVTDAQALEGFRLLSQLEGIIPALESSHAVFGAVQLAKTMSKDQHIIINVSGRGDKDVQSVAKALPVLGEQIGWDLRFEDDPSK, translated from the exons ATGTCTGCTTTGTTGAAAGAGACTTTCGCCAGATGCAAAAAGGAAGGCAGAAATGCCTTGGTGAATTTCATCACCGCTGGTTTCCCAACTATTGAAGACACCATTCCCATCTTGCAGGGTATGCAGAAAGGTGGGGTGGATATCATTGAGTTGGGCGTGCCGTTTTCCGATCCGATCGCCGATGGTCCAACTATTCAGGCTGCCAACACTgttgctttgaagaatggTGTCACCGTAGTCAAATGTTTAGAGTTGGTTGCTCAGGCTAGAAAGGAAGGTGTCACTGTTCCTATCATCTTAATGGGCTACTACAACCCTATCATGAAATATGGTgaagagaagttgattgaAGACTCCGCTAAGGCCGGTGCAAATGGTTACATTGTTGTTGACTTGCCcccagaagaagctgtgAAATTCAGAACTACCTGTGCCAAATACGGCATGAGCTATGTGCCATTGGTTGCACCAGCTACCAATGATGCCCGCTTAAAAGTCTTGGGTGGCATTGCTGACTCCTTTATTTACGTCGTTTCCCGTATGGGCACAACCGGCTCTGCCCAAGAAGTGTCTCTGAGCGTCGCTCAACTATGTGGACGTGTGAGAAAATTTGCGGGAGACACTCCTTTGGCCGTCGGTTTCGGTGTTAGTACCAGAGAACACTTCTTGACTGTTGGTGCAGCAGCTGATG GTGAAGTTGCCTACAAGTACGTGCGTTCTATCTTGGGTGAAGAGTATAACGGTACTCCTCCAGCTGAGTTTAAGCCATACGCTGCTCCTCTTGAGCACAATCCCCCTAAGGCtgttttggaagaagagcacaaGTACAACCCCAGATTTGGTGAGTTCGGAGGTCAGTACGTTCCAGAAGCTTTGCACACTTGTTTAGCTGAGTTGGAAAGAGGCTTCGAGAGCGCTGTCGGGGACCCTGAGTTCTGGAAGGAGTTTAGATCATTATATTCTTACATTGGGAGACCCTCAAGTCTACACAAAGCTGACAGGTTGACGGAACACGCTGGTGGTGCGCAGATTTggttgaaaagagaagactTGAATCACACCGGTTCCCATAAAATTAACAATGCGTTGGCACAGGTACTCATAGCAAAGAGATTGGGTAAGAAGAGAATTATTGCAGAAACTGGTGCTGGCCAGCATGGTGTGGCCACTGCCACTGCTTGTGCCAAATTCGGTTTGGAGTGTTGTGTATTCATGGGTGCTGAGGACGTCAAGCGTCAAGCTCTTAATGTTTTCAGAATGCGCATCTTAGGTGCAAAGTGTGTAGCTGTTACAAACGGTACGCAGACCCTTCGAGACGCTACTTCTGAAGCTTTCAGATACTGGGTGTCCAATTTGGAAACGACACATTACGTCGTTGGCTCTGCAATTGGCCCACATCCATACCCTACTCTCGTGAGAACTTTCCAGAGTGTCATTGGTAACGAAGCCAAGGAGCAGTTCAAGGAATTGAATGATGGTCGTTTGCCtgatgctgttgttgcGTGCGTCGGTGGTGGCTCCAACTCAACGGGTATGTTCTCTCCTTTCGAACATGACTTGTCCGTCAAGATGTTGGGTGTTGAGGCCGGTGGTGATGGCGTGGACACCGCTCGTCATTCTGCTACTTTGACTGCTGGTATCCCAGGTGTTTTCCACGGTGTTAGAACCTATGTCTTGCAGGATTCTGATGGTCAGGTTCACGATACTCATTCCGTCTCGGCTGGTTTGGACTACCCTGGTGTTGGGCCAGAGTTAGCCTACTGGAAGAACATTGGACGAGCTGAGTTCATTGCTGTCACCGATGCACAGGCTTTGGAAGGTTTCAGATTGTTGTCCCAATTGGAAGGTATTATTCCAGCCTTGGAATCTTCTCACGCTGTTTTCGGAGCTGTTCAACTCGCAAAGACCATGTCTAAAGATCAGcacatcatcatcaacgttTCTGGTAGAGGCGACAAGGACGTACAGAGTGTAGCAAAGGCCTTGCCAGTTTTGGGTGAACAGATTGGTTGGGATTTGAGGTTTGAGGACGATCCTTCTAAATAA
- the CWH41 gene encoding mannosyl-oligosaccharide glucosidase: MLVATIYQYLFFLLATVWAIQEQDEFDLIRDQHFEDDDASYERLSHDSLLWGPYNSGRYLGIRPRIPESLLSGLMWFNVDSQLGVGQARDFYEQGDNMARANWVQFDPRLGGRQVIHDNDCHINITIDFVKSENGRNWAVKIKSVPHAGHESVKTSFVWYSGLQGERKSDGTNVANEGVLKLDIPRNENGYKGTVKLSGFSEELGLFEIKINDGGDHTKNKHPSAPKGTMKALNPKRTHHLSLRVPNPSVWQNRGIFMTLLKDSVQDILSTYAEETDKFPPHVVYNIRNMNNYEGNLHFVQKMFEGEAEFDVIYTDVASPPTERFTFETIQSRIDEVLSRVNRKFRKNFQLHKFSDRQQEFGQEMLSGLLGGLSYFYGDQLVDRQSAIDADEFLVNDDDDDDGETEIPKLKGDLEGPYELFTLVPSRPFFPRGFYWDEGFHLLPLLKYDSDLALEIIKSWFNLIDDDGWIAREQILGAESRSRVPAEFQVQSPAIVNPPTLMLAFTYLLDSSQRYKFDEAVDLGEGDLKSDIGQVVLNNPEMLANYTRQIYPKLKSHFDMFRRTQQGSVEEFNRGQNKEAYRWRGRTVSHSLASGIDDYPRPLPLDVAELNVDLLCWMGVMTRSIRMIAGILELKEDEQHFAKVESDIIDNLAALHWSEEHKAYCDASVDDDDEHILVCHKGYVSLFPFLTKMVPAESVDKIESIVDNLTDPEELWSDYGIRSLSKADEFYRTGENYWRAPVWININYLILENLQHYHEITKPYASRQLKEKIEKAYSELRQNLIKNVYQQWEKTGFVWESYDDQTGANKGAKNFLGWTSTVLLMMEMPEKLD, from the coding sequence ATGCTCGTGGCTACAATATATCAAtacctcttctttcttctcgcTACTGTGTGGGCTATTCAGGAACAAGATGAGTTTGATTTGATTCGTGACCAGCATTTCGAAGACGATGATGCTTCATACGAAAGACTTTCCCATGACTCATTACTTTGGGGTCCTTACAACTCAGGCCGGTACTTAGGCATCCGCCCAAGGATTCCAGAATCACTTCTATCGGGCCTTATGTGGTTCAATGTTGATTCTCAGTTAGGCGTTGGTCAGGCTCGTGACTTTTACGAGCAAGGAGACAATATGGCTAGAGCCAACTGGGTCCAATTCGATCCCCGTTTAGGAGGAAGACAAGTCATTCATGACAACGATTGTCACATCAACATCACAATTGACTTTGTGAAAAGTGAGAATGGCCGTAATTGGGCGGTGAAGATTAAGCTGGTTCCTCATGCGGGCCACGAATCGGTGAAAACCTCCTTTGTATGGTACTCGGGCCTCCAGGGCGAGAGGAAGAGCGATGGCACAAACGTTGCAAATGAGGGAGTCTTGAAGCTTGACATACCGCGTAACGAGAATGGGTACAAGGGTACCGTCAAGCTTTCTGGATTTTCAGAGGAACTTGGGCtctttgagatcaagatTAATGATGGTGGAGATCACACAAAGAATAAGCACCCTAGTGCACCAAAGGGAACCATGAAGGCTCTCAATCCTAAACGAACACACCATCTCAGTCTCCGTGTCCCAAATCCCTCGGTTTGGCAAAACAGAGGAATTTTCATGACCTTATTGAAGGACTCAGTGCAAGATATCTTAAGTACTTACGCCGAGGAGACTGACAAATTCCCACCTCATGTTGTTTACAACATTCGTAATATGAATAACTATGAGGGTAACTTGCATTTCGTACAAAAGATGTTCGAAGGCGAAGCCGAATTTGACGTCATTTACACCGATGttgcttctcctccaacgGAGAGATTCACTTTCGAGACTATCCAAAGCAGAATTGACGAGGTTTTGAGTAGAGTTAATCGAAAATTTCGAAAGAATTTTCAACTCCACAAGTTTCTGGATCGTCAGCAAGAGTTCGGCCAGGAGATGTTATCCGGACTCTTGGGTGGACTTTCCTATTTCTATGGTGACCAATTGGTTGACAGACAGTCAGCAATAGATGCAGACGAATTCCTtgtcaatgatgatgatgatgatgatggcgAGACTGAAATCCCAAAGTTGAAAGGCGATCTCGAAGGACCTTACGAGTTGTTTACTCTTGTTCCATCTCGTCCCTTCTTTCCAAGAGGCTTCTACTGGGATGAAGgatttcatcttcttccacttttGAAGTATGACTCCGACTTGGCTTTGGAGATCATTAAGTCGTGGTTCaatctcattgatgacGATGGGTGGATAGCGAGGGAACAGATTTTGGGTGCAGAgtcaagatcaagagtACCAGCTGAATTTCAAGTTCAGAGCCCAGCGATCGTCAATCCACCAACATTGATGCTTGCTTTTACATACCTTCTCGACAGCTCGCAGAGGTACAAGTTTGATGAGGCTGTGGATTTAGGTGAAGGTGACTTGAAGAGCGACATTGGTCAAGTTGTCTTGAATAATCCAGAAATGCTTGCAAACTATACTCGCCAGATATACCCAAAGCTCAAGCTGCATTTCGATATGTTCCGTAGAACACAGCAAGGCTCAGTGGAGGAATTCAACCGTGGTCAAAACAAGGAGGCATACAGGTGGAGAGGGAGAACTGTATCTCACAGTCTTGCCTCAGGTATCGATGACTATCCTCGTCCATTACCGCTCGATGTGGCTGAGTTAAATGTCGACCTCTTGTGCTGGATGGGGGTTATGACAAGGTCTATAAGAATGATTGCCGGTATTCTCGAATTGAAGGAGGATGAACAGCATTTTGCGAAGGTCGAAAGCGATATTATCGACAACTTAGCTGCACTTCACTGGTCAGAAGAGCATAAAGCTTACTGTGATGCctctgttgatgatgatgacgagcaCATTCTCGTGTGCCACAAAGGCTACGTCTCTCTTTTCCCATTCTTGACAAAAATGGTTCCTGCCGAGAGCGTGGACAAGATCGAGAGCATTGTGGACAACTTGACCGACCCTGAGGAGCTTTGGTCTGATTACGGTATTAGATCGCTTTCAAAGGCTGACGAGTTTTACAGAACCGGCGAGAACTACTGGAGAGCACCTGTGTGGATTAACATCAACTACCTAATCTTGGAAAACTTACAGCACTACCACGAAATCACAAAGCCGTACGCAAGCCGCCAACTTAAAGAGAAGATAGAAAAGGCATACTCTGAGCTCCGCCAgaatttgatcaagaatgtGTATCAGCAGTGGGAAAAGACAGGCTTTGTGTGGGAGTCGTATGACGACCAGACAGGTGCCAACAAGGGAGCAAAAAACTTTTTGGGCTGGACTTCCACGGTATTGCTTATGATGGAAATGCCAGAAAAATTAGACTAA